From a region of the Primulina eburnea isolate SZY01 chromosome 7, ASM2296580v1, whole genome shotgun sequence genome:
- the LOC140837491 gene encoding uncharacterized protein codes for MEGQKSQAKLTRTNSSLLRSSPTIRSSIQSLSSVSEISPDQEMEDLEEQKPHSKPCSPPVRPGPRSGTGSLAPVLAIIMLSAYTLFAFSYRDDIPASENLLLVLVFVAILLFFVSRKRAFIRHNFTIFMHLCDEYGKRVGFSCFGSKSQTKPVQWFIGEANFEETEMKQCEKDKIVREGVEFYSNGDFYEGESHKGKCNGSGVYNYFVNGRYEGDWVDGRYDGYGIESWAKGSRYRGQYRLGLRHGYGVYNFYTGDTYAGEWCNGQSNGVGQQTCADGSCYIGEFKCGVKHGLGRYHFRNGDRYAGEYFNDKIHGFGVYHFANGHCYEGSWHEGRKQGYGMYTFRNSETKCGEWDGGNLKIPLHPLTDVVFRAVQATRKTAENTIHLRCVDEQVNKSVISANRAATAARVAAVKAVQNRIDGKFCETNF; via the exons ATGGAGGGTCAGAAGAGCCAGGCGAAGCTTACAAGGACGAATTCTTCACTCCTCAGGTCGTCTCCGACCATAAGATCATCGATTCAGAGCTTGTCTTCGGTGAGCGAGATCTCTCCTGATCAAGAAATGGAGGATCTCGAGGAACAGAAGCCGCACAGCAAGCCCTGCTCCCCACCAGTTCGACCGGGTCCGAGGTCCGGAACGGGTAGCTTGGCGCCGGTTCTCGCTATCATTATGCTCTCTGCTTACACGCTTTTCGCCTTCTCGTACAGGGATGACATTCCCGCCTCGGAGAATCTACTGCTGGTTCTGGTTTTTGTTGCGATTTTACTGTTTTTCGTGTCGAGAAAAAGGGCGTTTATTCGCCATAATTTTACCATTTTCATGCATTTGTGTGATGAGTATGGTAAAAGAGTTGGCTTTTCTTGTTTTGGCTCCAAAAGCCAGACAAAACCGGTGCAGTGGTTCATTGGAGAGGCGAACTTTGAGGAAACGGAGATGAAGCAGTGCGAAAAAGATAAAATTGTTAGAGAAGGTGTGGAATTTTACAGTAACGGGGATTTCTATGAAGGGGAATCTCACAAGGGGAAGTGCAATGGCAGCGGAGTGTACAATTACTTTGTCAATGGGAGATATGAAGGGGACTGGGTTGATGGGAGATATGATGGATATGGGATTGAGAGCTGGGCCAAGGGGAGCAGATACAGAGGGCAGTACAGGCTTGGATTGAGGCATGGCTATGGAGTTTACAACTTTTACACTGGGGATACTTATGCTGGAGAGTGGTGTAATGGTCAGAGTAATGGAGTTGGACAGCAGACTTGTGCAGATGGGAGCTGTTACATTGGGGAGTTCAAGTGTGGGGTTAAACATGGACTTGGCCGTTACCATTTCAG AAATGGAGATAGATATGCAGGAGAATATTTTAACGACAAAATTCATGGTTTTGGGGTCTATCACTTCGCCAACGGTCATTGTTATGAAGGGTCATGGCATGAAGGCCGCAAGCAAGGTTATGGCATGTATACCTTCCGAAATAGTGAGACCAAATGTGGTGAATGGGATGGTGGTAATCTAAAGATTCCACTTCACCCTTTAACTGATGTAGTTTTTCGAGCAGTTCAG GCTACTAGAAAAACAGCAGAAAACACAATTCACCTCCGATGTGTGGATGAACAAGTGAACAAATCCGTGATTTCTGCAAACAGGGCCGCCACTGCAGCAAGAGTTGCTGCTGTCAAAGCAGTTCAGAATAGGATTGATGGGAAATTTTGCGAAACTAACTTTTAG
- the LOC140837490 gene encoding protein GET1-like, with protein MEETLSERGKSAAATVIFILVFCFHFASKYLDSYKKKSGSMSEVDAQLRAEIQQLLKEANSLSQPSTFAQSAKLRRMAASKEKVLAKNQELHNKDTKSSFESYEKLLKTSKFLAYALLILWFWGMPVATISDQLVQPFGKVLSWRAGGNLKDSVMVGIIPWLILSTRVSKFICRKLLK; from the exons ATGGAAGAAACCCTTTCGGAGCGCGGGAAATCGGCGGCGGCCACCGTGATCTTCATCCTCGTCTTCTGTTTCCATTTCGCGTCAAAATACCTCGATTCTTATAAGAAAAAG AGCGGATCAATGAGTGAGGTGGATGCTCAATTACGAGCCGAGATCCAGCAGCTTTTGAAGGAGGCTAATTCCTTATCGCA GCCTTCAACATTTGCACAATCTGCAAAGCTGAGAAGGATGGCAGCATCCAAGGAAAAAGTGCTTGCAAAAA ATCAAGAACTACACAATAAAGATACAAAATCATCATTCGAATCCTATGAAAAGCTCTTAAAAACATCAAAG TTCCTTGCGTACGCATTGCTGATTTTATGGTTTTGGGGGATGCCGGTGGCTACGATATCTGATCAGCTTGTGCAACCCTTTG GTAAGGTGTTATCTTGGAGAGCAGGAGGAAATTTGAAGGACAGTGTAATG GTTGGAATCATTCCATGGTTGATCCTGTCCACTCGGGTTAGCAAGTTTATATGCAGGAAGCTACTCAAGTAA